Within Thermodesulfovibrionia bacterium, the genomic segment CGTTCCGGATGAGTCAATACTCACACGTGTGGTCTGGCCTGTGGTGCGGTCATGGACAAATACATCGGCAAAACCGTTTGTGTCTCCTGCAACAAGGTTGGTGGCATCAGAGTTAATTGCTATATACCTCCCATCTGCTGATATGGAGGTCGACCAGCTGAACCTGTTACTCTGCGCACCAGATGAGTCAATGCTCACACGTGTTGTCAGGCCTGTGGTGCGGTCATGGACAAAGACATCCAAAGTTCCATTTGTGTCTCCTGCAACAAGGTATGTAGCATCGGATTCAAATGCCACATACCTGCCGTCTGCTGATATGGAGGGCGACCAGCTATACCTGTTACCCTGCACACCGGATGAGTCAATGCTTACACGGGTGGTTTGGCCTGTGGTGCGGTCATGGACAAAGACATCGGTAAAACCGTTTGTGTCTCCTGCAACAAGGTTGGTGGCATCGGATTCAAATGCCACATACCTGCCATCTGCTGATATGGAGGGCCACCAGCTCTCATTGTTACCCTGCACACCGGATGAGTCAATGCTTACACGGGTGGTTTGGCCTGTGGTGCGGTCATGGACAAAGACATCGGTAAAACCGTTTGTATCTCCTGCAATAAGGTTGCTGGCATCGGAGATAAATGCCGCATACCTGCCGTCTGCGGATATTGAGGGTGTCCCGCTGATATTGTTACCCTGCGCGCCGGATGAGTCAATGCTTACACGGCTGGTCTCTCCTGTGAAGCGGTCATGGACAAAGACGTCATTAAGACCGTTTGTATCGCCTGCGACAAGGTTGCTGGCTTCAGATTCAAATGCCACATACCTTCCGTCAGCGGATATGGAAGGATACCAACTGTGACTGTTACCCTGCACTCCGGCTGAATCAATGCTTACACGTGTGGTCTCGCCCTGAACCGCATAGACAACATCAGCAATTTGCAAAGAGCCGGCAAAAAAGAGAATAACGATCAAATATAATTTACTCATATAATTCAATTTTGGCATTTTGTCTCCTTAGATATTTGGAAGATTGGTAACGTTCCATTTAATCAAAAGCAAACATTATTGTCAATGAAAATAATATTTATGTTCATTATGCGAAAGGAGCCTCCATTGCCTGTGCTATAATTACTATCAATATTATGAAGAAACCGATCGTTGCGATAGTAGGAAGGCCGAATGTAGGGAAATCCACCCTTTTTAACAAAATGGTGGGCAAGAGGCGTGCTGTGATCGAGGATATCCCGGGTATCACAAGGGACAGGCTGTATGATGAAGCCAAATACGATGACAAGAGGTTCATAGTCATTGATACGGGCGGTATCCATACAGAGCCTTCTAAGGATATGGATAGCGAGGTGCGGGAGCAGGCGCTGGTTGCGGTGGAAGAGGCTGATATCCTGATCATGATGATGGATGCGGAGAGCGGCCTTCTGCCTGCTGACATGGAGCTTATCAATCTTCTTAGGAGATACAGTAAAAAAACCTTTTACGCGGTAAATAAGATCGACGGCATAAATAAAGAGAAGAACCTTCTGACTGATTTCTATGCAGCGGGTATTGATATATTCCCTGTTTCAGCGCTGAACGGTTATGGTTACCATGACTTTATGGAAAAGGTTACCGAGCTGATCCCTGACTTTGATGAAGAGGAATCAGAATATCCGAGGATATCGATACTGGGACGCCCGAATGTCGGAAAGTCCACGCTTGTCAATTCCCTTCTGGGCAAAAACAGGATGATAGTCAGCGATGTGCCCGGCACGACAAGGGATGCTGTTGATTCAATATGCTCATACTACAAAAAGAACTATGTGCTTGTTGATACCGCCGGTATCCGCAGAAAGGGCAAGATGGCAGAGACCTTTGAAAAATATTCATTCATGAGGACGGTGAGGAATGTTGAGAACTGCGATGTTGTGCTGATGGTCCTTGACGCGTCTGAAGGTGTTGTTGAACTCGACCTGAAGATCGCAGGCTTGATATTTGAGTCAGGCAGGGGCGCGATAATACTCCTGAACAAGTGGGACCTTGTGGATAAGGAGGAGATGTCGCTCAAAAAGATGGAGGCTGAAGTATATCAGAAGATGTGGTTCATGAGGCATGTCCCCATATTGACGGTATCCGCATTGAACAGGCAGAGGGTCACTAACCTCTTTTCCCTTGTGGATGAGGTCATTGCAGAGAGTTCCAAGAGGATCAGCACCAACCAGCTTAATCTCTTTATTAAAAAGGTGGTCAAACTTAAAGAGCCTCCGATGCACGCGGGAAAGCGTGTCAAGATCAAATACATAACCCAGATCAAGACGAAGCCTCCGGGATTTATCATCTTTACAAATAATAAAGAGGGTATGAAGCCTCAATATATCAGGTTCATTGAAAAACATTTGAGGGAGTCATTCGGATTTAAGGGTGTTCCGTTAAGTATATTCGTGAGACAGAGCGAGGTTAAGAAAAGGCCATAATGCATGTCATCAGATCTTTTGGAAGGAGCCTGAATGCTTTCATTCAGGACGACTGTTTATATCTCTCTGCCTCAATATCATATTTTCTTATCGTTTCCATTGTGCCTCTGAGCCTGATGATACTCGCGCTCTTCGGGTATTTTATCGGGGAGAGCCAGGATCTATATCAGTTTGCCCTCGCCGGACTTATAAGCGCTTTTCCTTCTGTTACAAGCAGTGTAACGGCTGAACTGCAGAACCTGATCATATTCAGGGGGATAAGCTTTTTTACCTTCCTGGTCTACTGTTTCCTCTCGCTGCAGCTCTATTACTCAATGGAGCATGCCATGAATGTGATATTTGATGTCCCGCAAAAGAGGCATTTTCTCATATCTATACTGTGGTCCATCCTGATAGTGACGCTGGTCATGTTATCTTTAATACTCGCCTTTACGCTCAGCTCTTTTGCAGTGATCTTTCACGGCCATCCGATGAATATCTTTGGAATAGCGGTTGGTGTAAAGCTGGGAATTTTCCTGAAATATATAGCCCCTTATTTGCTTGTGCTTTCCGTTTTCACTGCGATATTCATGATAGTTCCAAAGGCAAGGGTGCGTCCTCTGCACGCATTTTTGGGATCTGTGCTTGTAGCTATCTTGTGGGATATTGGGAAAAACTTTTTTACATGGTATGTGAAGAATGTGGCTGATCTCGGCATGATATACGGTTCGCTTACGACCTTCATCTTCGCCCTGGTCTGGGTATATTACTCATCATGCATCGTTCTTCTCGGCGGAGAGTTTGTTTCCTGCCTGGCATCTACACACAGGAAATAGAACCGGCGCACTTACTTGAGACTTAAGACCGCCATTGATTCGATATGAAATGTCTGAGGGAAGAGATCGACCATCCTGACCGAATTTAACTCGTATCTTGTCAGGAGTTTTTTGATGTCCCTTGAAAATGTCGTCGGGTTGCAGGATATGTATAAGATCTTTTTCGGCAGCATCTGAAGGACGTTATCTGTCACCTTGTTGGAAAGCCCGAGCCTCGGCGGGTCAAGTATCAGTATGTCAGGTCTCTCTTCAGTATGAAATTCTTCAGCCTTGGACTTCACAAACCTGTAGCGGGTTATATTGTTTAACTCCAGATTCCTTGCCCCGTCATCAATGGCATACGGGTTCTCCTCGACTCCTGTCACTTCACATCCTTCAGCCAATGGCAGAGAGAAATTGCCTGCGCCTGCGTAGAGGTCAAGGATCTTTTCTTTGCCTGTGAGTTGCAGCTCCTTTTTTATCAGCCTGATCATTGCTATGTTCACATCCCAGTTGCTCTGGAGAAAGCTCATCGGGGAGACAGAATATTTAAGGCCATCCAGTTCCAGAGAAAGATACGGGTCTCCAAAATTCAATGCCATTGTCTCTCCGGTATCGATCGAGAGCCCGGGAAATCCGGCATCTGTGAATTTTGAGACCAAACTGTTCATGTCTACATTATGCGGGAATTCCCTTGAGACCCTTAAAAGAGCGACCGGCCTGTCTCCTGATGTTATATGCAGCTCTTTGATCCCATGCATTTTTACCAGTTCTCTTGCTTTTTGGAAATGCTGATCAAGGTCATCTGTCATGATCAGGCACTTATTTATATTAACCACATCTCTCGTATTCTCTTTGTAAAAGCCTGAATCATCGCCCTCAACCTTGAACTGTCCCCTGATCCTGTACTTCCACGGACTATTCCCCACTAATGACCCTGAGAGGCCGATCTCGGTCTTTGCTATCCTCTTGAGGCAGTTGCTGAGGATATCCTCTTTCATCTTTATCTGCTGCTCATATGGTATATGCTGAAGATGACAGCCTCCGCATATTCCAAAGTATTCACACTCCGGCTTTACTCTGTCAGGGGAGGGCTCGATTATCTTTGACACAGTAGCAGTGATGTAATCCTTTCTATCTTTATCCACTACAACTTCAACCGTCTCGCCGGGCATGGTCTGTCCGCTGACCATCACTACCTTGCCTTCAAGCTTCGCTATATATACATTGCCGTATACCGGACGTTCGATCTTTAATGTAAGTTTTTCTGGTGTCATGTCAGATATTATACGGGAAGTGCGGTAGATAGTGGTGGATGAGAGTTTAGTAGGGTTTAAAATGTCTTTAACACAGGCACAGATCATCAGCCTGTTTCTTTAATGCTGCGGCTTTTCTGGGCGTAAGGGAGAGCATCTTCGCAATCCTGCCCTCACTCATCACTGCGAGGTCTTTAAGCAGGATGATGTCTTCTTTGATAAGTGTGCTGATAATCCCGGACTTGATCCCTGAAATAATTGTGACAGGGTAGAGTTTTTTATCCTCAATCATCTTCTGCAGGCTGTCTCCGTCAGGGTAGCTCCAGCTTCTGATATTGAGGCCCATGCACTTTGCGTATGTGACAGCGGTAGTGGTGCAGCGCGTATTGGTCACAAGCCAGCCTTTGAAGGTTTTATCAGGATAAAGCGCTTTCATGGTCGGCCAGAGGTCATGAAACCTTGAGTGCACGTACAGCGCGGTCTTTACATCCGTAGTACCGCCGGGGGTGTTTCTGTATTTGCACTCTACGAGTGAGACCTCGTCTTCTTTTACGGCATAGACATCTATTTCATGATCGATACAATTGCCTTCAATGATAACGCCGGTCTTGACCTTATAGCCGTAATTCGTCATGACCGCGCCTAAATATTTCTCAAAAGGATATCCTGAAGGGCCCAGCCGGAAGATGGCGTTTTTTAAAGAATATCTGAGCCCTGCCGAATGGTTGAGGGTGCGGAGATGTTTTTTGGCAAGCCTGTAGATCTTTCTGGTGCTGGTAACTGCTGGTATCTCATCAAGCATCAGGTCAATTATCTCATTTGCCTTTTCACTGTCAGCGCCTGAGCGTACAAGTGAAGCATGAAGCTTGTCCAGGTTGATGTCTTCAACAGCTCCTGAGGCTTTTTTGACCTTTATGTTTGCTGTTTTTGACATATCGATTTCTATAATGGAGACATTCTCAATAAAAAGGATATTGAAGAAGGCTGATGGATCTATTTTGATTCGAAGTGCTTTCTGTGTTCCTTCAGTATCTTGCAGACATCATCAACATCATCGACAAGAGAGATCAATCCCATGTCTTCAGGATCGATAGCGTTATTTTTGACAAGATTATTTTTGAACCAGTCTACGAGGCCGCCCCAGTAATTCTTACCGACGAGGACGATCGGGAAAGTGCCTATCTTATGTGTCTGTGAGAGAGTCAGCGCTTCAAATAGTTCATCCATAGTCCCGAAACCGCCCGGGAATATCACAAAGGCGCTGGCATACTTTATGAACATAAGTTTTCTTACAAAGAAGTACCTGAATGAGAGCGAGATATCCTGGTATTTATTCGGTATCTGCTCTGCAGCTATCTCGATATTAAGGCCGACCGACTTGCCGATGCCTTCCTTTGCCCCTTTATTTGCGCCTTCCATTATGCCGGGCCCGCCGCCGGTTATGACTGCAAAACCTTCTTCCGAGAGCTTTCTCCCGAGGTCTACCGCCATCTCGTAATAAAATGATCCAGGCGTCATCCTGGCGCTGCCGAAGATGCTTACAGCCGGCCCAAGGTCATGCAGGGTCTCAAAGCCGTCAACAAGTTCAGACTGTATCCTGAAGATGCGCCAGGGTTCAGAATTTTTCAGATCATCCATAATATACCTTTTGTTTAAAAGCGATGGAGCTTTATTTTGGGATCTCAAGCTTCTGAGGTTCGCAGAGCAGTTCAGAATTGATCGCGACCTTTCCGCATTTTTTGCACTGGTACCTGTCTGTGTGCACTTTGTTGTGGCAGAATGACGGCGGATGGACACCTGCACTTCCGCACCAGTCAGCCTTCTTTACCATACCCTGTACTTTGCAGATATTGTTTTGATCAAGCGCTACAGCTCCGCAATTTGCGCATACAAACGCGCGGGTCTCTTTTGGAAGGGGGACATGCACCTTTTTTTCTTCTGACATTTCAGCCTCCTTTAAAGTATTACAGTTTTAGGATTAATAGAGGTAAGTAATATAATGAAATATAACATAAGGGTGCGCATTTTTTCACTTTGAATGATAGGAATTAAAATACGTTGCGGCAGCGGCGGGTTACATCATTATCAGCAAACTCATCATGGCGATAGACCAGATGATATCAATCGGCAGCTGAAGTTCTGAGCTGGAATCAAGCAGAAGATCAAAGCGGGCGGGAAACTCCTCATCTGCCTGCCATAATATCAGTATGACCGGGAATTTTGGAAAAGGGTGGAGCTTAAGAGACGCATCACCAAACTTTAGTTCTTCACCGCCAAGTTCCTTCCCTTTCTTTAAAAAGGCGTCAGCATCATTGCCGTATCTTTCAGCAAGTTTATCAAGAGGCAGCAGGTGAGACCCTCTGAAGAAGATATCTCCGCCTTTTAAGTTTAAGGGTTTCAGTAGTTCCCCTGAAAGCGGTATGTTCTTAAAGTTAACGAGATATGAGATCATAGACAGCCTTGAAAAGTAACCAAGCCTCTGAAGTATGATCTCGCTCAGATTGGAATTTCCGGAAAACATCTCATCTTTGGGAAAGACTGTGATGTCAGTTCCAAACGATTTCATATGATAGGTTTCTGATCTATTATCAAAAACCACCCCGGCCGATTCGCAGACATTTTCAGGCGAAAGGCGCCTCAGATCATCCCATCCCTTTTTTTCTCCTGACGACATGGTTTATTATACTAAAGTAAGTTTCTTAACGCCTCGATATAGAATATCAGTCAAACTGACTATCCCGTAGCAGCGCTTCGAGGATTCTTTTGATTAAAGGAATAATATGATACAGGTCTCTAATTTAGAAAAGTCGTACGGCAAGCAGACACTATTTGACAATGTAAGCTTTACCATCGCTCCGGGTGAACGCATCGGGCTGGTCGGCAGGAACGGGCACGGCAAGTCCACATTTTTCCGCATGCTGATCGGGGAAGATCATCCTGACTCAGGCATCATCAATGTACCAGACCACTATTCCATAGGCCATCTTTCTCAGCATCTTCGCTTTACAGAGAAGACAGTCTTGAAAGAGGCATGCCTCGGGCTTAAGCCGAATGAATACGGCATTGATGAGACATACAAGGTTGAGACTGTCCTTCATGGGCTTGGGTTTTCTGTGGCTGACATAGAGCTTGACCCGAAAGACCTTTCAGGCGGGTATCAGGTAAGGCTGAGCCTTGCAAAGGTACTTGTTTCTGAGCCGAACCTCCTTCTGCTTGATGAGCCTACAAACTATCTTGATATCGTATCTATCCGCTGGATAAAAAAGTTTCTGAGCAACTGGAAGAATGAACTTATCCTTATCACACATGACAGGAGTTTTATGGATACGGTTATCACTCATACAATGGCCATTCACAGGTGTAAGGTGCGCAAGATGATCGGTTCAACTGATAAGCTCTATCAGCAGATCCTTATGGAAGAGGAGATACATGAGCAGACGAGGGTGAATGAGGCAAAGAAACGGAAAGTGACTGAGGATTTTATAAACAGGTTCAGGGCAAAGGCTACGAAGGCAAAGGCCGTGCAGTCGAGGGTGAAATCACTCGAAAGGAAGGGAGTCCTGGAAAAACTTTCTCATATTAAGAACCTGGATTTTCAGTTCAAGAGTGCGCCGTTCAATGGGAAGAGGCTTCTTGAGGTGCAGAATCTCTCCTTTTCATATGACAAAGACACGAAGCCGTTAATAGAGGACTTCAGTATCGCTGTGGGCAAGTTTGACCGTATAGCGATAATAGGCCAGAACGGTAAGGGGAAGACCACTCTTTTGAGCATTCTTGCCGGAGAACTTTCGCCCCAGAGCGGGAATATCAGCCCTCACCCTGCCATGAAGGTTGCCTACTTCGGCCAGGCAAATATTGAGCGGCTTAATCCTGAACTGACCGTTGAGGAAGAGGTTGCGAGTGTTCAGCCTGAACATCACAGGACATCTGTCCGCAGCATATGCGGCCTTATGATGTTCAGCGGAGACGATGCTTTAAAAAAGGTAGACGTGCTTTCAGGAGGTGAAAAGAGCAGGGTGCTTCTTGCGAAACTGCTTGTCAGCCCTGCCAATATGCTTATGCTTGATGAGCCGACCAACCACCTGGACATGGAATCCGTTGACTCGCTTACAGAGGCTATAAATGATTTTGAGGGCGCTGTCATAATAGTCACTCATAATGAGATGCTTCTTCATGCCATGGCAACAAGGCTGGTGGTTTATGATGGGGGGAAGGTGACCCTTTTTGAAGGCACATATCAGGACTTCCTCGACCGCGTGGGCTGGAGCGATGAGGGCGAGGTAACTCTCTCTGCAAGCAAGCCTGATGCTGCTCCTATTAAGCAGATCAATAAAAAAGAGATGCGCCGTCTCAGGGCTGAGCTGGTAACAGAGAGGTCAAAGGCCACAGTTGAGATGAAGAAGAGGATCGCTGAGATCGAATCAACTATCACGCAGCTTGAGAAGAAGGTCAGTGATGAGAGCCAGGAACTTATCAATGTATCGCACAAGGGTGATAGAGATTCTATAAGCCGCCTCTCGAAGTCTATCGATAATTCAAAAGGCAGGATCGAGGTGCTCTTTATCGAGCTTGATGAGCTTACAGCGAAGCACGAAAAAAGGTTGAAAGAATTTGAAGAGAGGCTTAACGAACTGTCATAGTTCATGAAACCGGTTCAGGGGACAAGGCCCTGAATATCACAATATAATGCTTAAAATCGGAAACCTCGAATTGTCTTCAAACCTCATCCTTGCTCCACTCTCTGGAATAAGCGACATGCCTTTCCGCATGATCAACCGTTCTTTCGGCTGCCAGTTCGCGTTTACCGAGATGATCAGCGCTCACGCTATTGTTCAAAAGAGCAAAAAGACGGAGTCTATGCTTGTAACAATTCCTGAGGACAGGCCTCTGGGTGTGCAGCTTCTTGTCAGTGAGCCAGATTACATTGAAAAGGCGATTGAAATTATTAATAAGCATGAATTTCCTCTTCTTGACATCAACTCTGCATGTCCTGCAGGCAAGGTGACACGCAGCGGCAAAGGCGCAAGCATGATGAAAGACCCTCAAGGATTAAGAGAGCTTCTTAAGATCGCTGTCAGGAATTCCAGGGTTCCGGTCACTGTAAAGATAAGAGCCGGATGGGATAAAGATTTGGTCAATGCCAGGGATGTAGCTCTTCATGCTCAGGATGCCGGC encodes:
- a CDS encoding class I SAM-dependent RNA methyltransferase, yielding MTPEKLTLKIERPVYGNVYIAKLEGKVVMVSGQTMPGETVEVVVDKDRKDYITATVSKIIEPSPDRVKPECEYFGICGGCHLQHIPYEQQIKMKEDILSNCLKRIAKTEIGLSGSLVGNSPWKYRIRGQFKVEGDDSGFYKENTRDVVNINKCLIMTDDLDQHFQKARELVKMHGIKELHITSGDRPVALLRVSREFPHNVDMNSLVSKFTDAGFPGLSIDTGETMALNFGDPYLSLELDGLKYSVSPMSFLQSNWDVNIAMIRLIKKELQLTGKEKILDLYAGAGNFSLPLAEGCEVTGVEENPYAIDDGARNLELNNITRYRFVKSKAEEFHTEERPDILILDPPRLGLSNKVTDNVLQMLPKKILYISCNPTTFSRDIKKLLTRYELNSVRMVDLFPQTFHIESMAVLSLK
- a CDS encoding DUF3786 domain-containing protein, with translation MSSGEKKGWDDLRRLSPENVCESAGVVFDNRSETYHMKSFGTDITVFPKDEMFSGNSNLSEIILQRLGYFSRLSMISYLVNFKNIPLSGELLKPLNLKGGDIFFRGSHLLPLDKLAERYGNDADAFLKKGKELGGEELKFGDASLKLHPFPKFPVILILWQADEEFPARFDLLLDSSSELQLPIDIIWSIAMMSLLIMM
- a CDS encoding YihY/virulence factor BrkB family protein, giving the protein MHVIRSFGRSLNAFIQDDCLYLSASISYFLIVSIVPLSLMILALFGYFIGESQDLYQFALAGLISAFPSVTSSVTAELQNLIIFRGISFFTFLVYCFLSLQLYYSMEHAMNVIFDVPQKRHFLISILWSILIVTLVMLSLILAFTLSSFAVIFHGHPMNIFGIAVGVKLGIFLKYIAPYLLVLSVFTAIFMIVPKARVRPLHAFLGSVLVAILWDIGKNFFTWYVKNVADLGMIYGSLTTFIFALVWVYYSSCIVLLGGEFVSCLASTHRK
- a CDS encoding restriction endonuclease → MSKTANIKVKKASGAVEDINLDKLHASLVRSGADSEKANEIIDLMLDEIPAVTSTRKIYRLAKKHLRTLNHSAGLRYSLKNAIFRLGPSGYPFEKYLGAVMTNYGYKVKTGVIIEGNCIDHEIDVYAVKEDEVSLVECKYRNTPGGTTDVKTALYVHSRFHDLWPTMKALYPDKTFKGWLVTNTRCTTTAVTYAKCMGLNIRSWSYPDGDSLQKMIEDKKLYPVTIISGIKSGIISTLIKEDIILLKDLAVMSEGRIAKMLSLTPRKAAALKKQADDLCLC
- a CDS encoding TIGR00730 family Rossman fold protein, with the translated sequence MDDLKNSEPWRIFRIQSELVDGFETLHDLGPAVSIFGSARMTPGSFYYEMAVDLGRKLSEEGFAVITGGGPGIMEGANKGAKEGIGKSVGLNIEIAAEQIPNKYQDISLSFRYFFVRKLMFIKYASAFVIFPGGFGTMDELFEALTLSQTHKIGTFPIVLVGKNYWGGLVDWFKNNLVKNNAIDPEDMGLISLVDDVDDVCKILKEHRKHFESK
- a CDS encoding CFI-box-CTERM domain-containing protein, producing MPKLNYMSKLYLIVILFFAGSLQIADVVYAVQGETTRVSIDSAGVQGNSHSWYPSISADGRYVAFESEASNLVAGDTNGLNDVFVHDRFTGETSRVSIDSSGAQGNNISGTPSISADGRYAAFISDASNLIAGDTNGFTDVFVHDRTTGQTTRVSIDSSGVQGNNESWWPSISADGRYVAFESDATNLVAGDTNGFTDVFVHDRTTGQTTRVSIDSSGVQGNRYSWSPSISADGRYVAFESDATYLVAGDTNGTLDVFVHDRTTGLTTRVSIDSSGAQSNRFSWSTSISADGRYIAINSDATNLVAGDTNGFADVFVHDRTTGQTTRVSIDSSGTQGNSHSWFPYISSDGRYVAFGSDADNLVEGDTNGFTDILVHDRTTGQTSRVSIDSSGAQGNSFSWSYSISADGRYIAINSDATNLVAEDTNGSADIFVHDFLGETPGSGGGSSGCFIATAAYGSYFEPHVKVLRDFRDKVLLKNSIGNAFVKFYYTGSPPIADLISRHESLQLATRLALTPLVYAVKYPGVAALTLLGLVITPFIRKRKHAGKIY
- the der gene encoding ribosome biogenesis GTPase Der, with protein sequence MKKPIVAIVGRPNVGKSTLFNKMVGKRRAVIEDIPGITRDRLYDEAKYDDKRFIVIDTGGIHTEPSKDMDSEVREQALVAVEEADILIMMMDAESGLLPADMELINLLRRYSKKTFYAVNKIDGINKEKNLLTDFYAAGIDIFPVSALNGYGYHDFMEKVTELIPDFDEEESEYPRISILGRPNVGKSTLVNSLLGKNRMIVSDVPGTTRDAVDSICSYYKKNYVLVDTAGIRRKGKMAETFEKYSFMRTVRNVENCDVVLMVLDASEGVVELDLKIAGLIFESGRGAIILLNKWDLVDKEEMSLKKMEAEVYQKMWFMRHVPILTVSALNRQRVTNLFSLVDEVIAESSKRISTNQLNLFIKKVVKLKEPPMHAGKRVKIKYITQIKTKPPGFIIFTNNKEGMKPQYIRFIEKHLRESFGFKGVPLSIFVRQSEVKKRP
- a CDS encoding ATP-binding cassette domain-containing protein; the protein is MIQVSNLEKSYGKQTLFDNVSFTIAPGERIGLVGRNGHGKSTFFRMLIGEDHPDSGIINVPDHYSIGHLSQHLRFTEKTVLKEACLGLKPNEYGIDETYKVETVLHGLGFSVADIELDPKDLSGGYQVRLSLAKVLVSEPNLLLLDEPTNYLDIVSIRWIKKFLSNWKNELILITHDRSFMDTVITHTMAIHRCKVRKMIGSTDKLYQQILMEEEIHEQTRVNEAKKRKVTEDFINRFRAKATKAKAVQSRVKSLERKGVLEKLSHIKNLDFQFKSAPFNGKRLLEVQNLSFSYDKDTKPLIEDFSIAVGKFDRIAIIGQNGKGKTTLLSILAGELSPQSGNISPHPAMKVAYFGQANIERLNPELTVEEEVASVQPEHHRTSVRSICGLMMFSGDDALKKVDVLSGGEKSRVLLAKLLVSPANMLMLDEPTNHLDMESVDSLTEAINDFEGAVIIVTHNEMLLHAMATRLVVYDGGKVTLFEGTYQDFLDRVGWSDEGEVTLSASKPDAAPIKQINKKEMRRLRAELVTERSKATVEMKKRIAEIESTITQLEKKVSDESQELINVSHKGDRDSISRLSKSIDNSKGRIEVLFIELDELTAKHEKRLKEFEERLNELS